A stretch of the Coturnix japonica isolate 7356 chromosome 27, Coturnix japonica 2.1, whole genome shotgun sequence genome encodes the following:
- the SPOP gene encoding speckle-type POZ protein has protein sequence MSRVPSPPPPAEMSSGPVAESWCYTQIKVVKFSYMWTINNFSFCREEMGEVIKSSTFSSGANDKLKWCLRVNPKGLDEESKDYLSLYLLLVSCPKSEVRAKFKFSILNAKGEETKAMESQRAYRFVQGKDWGFKKFIRRDFLLDEANGLLPDDKLTLFCEVSVVQDSVNISGQNTMNMVKVPECRLADELGGLWENSRFTDCCLCVAGQEFQAHKAILAARSPVFSAMFEHEMEESKKNRVEINDVEPEVFKEMMCFIYTGKAPNLDKMADDLLAAADKYALERLKVMCEDALCSNLSVENAAEILILADLHSADQLKTQAVDFINYHASDVMETSGWKSMVVSHPHLVAEAYRSLASAQCPFLGPPRKRLKQS, from the exons ATGTCAAGGGTGCCAAGTCCTCCTCCTCCGGCAGAAATGTCGAGTGGACCCGTAGCAGAAAGCTGGTGCTACACGCAG ATTAAAGTGGTGAAGTTTTCCTACATGTGGACCATAAACAACTTCAGCTTCTGCCGAGAGGAGATGGGTGAGGTGATCAAAAGCTCAACGTTTTCATCTGGAGCCAACGATAAACTCAAATG GTGTTTACGTGTGAACCCTAAAGGCTTGGATGAGGAGAGTAAAGATTATCTATCCCTCTATCTGTTGCTGGTGAGCTGTCCAAAAAGTGAAGTTCGAGCAAAGTTCAAATTCTCCATCCTGAATgctaaaggagaagaaacaaaagcaatgg AGAGCCAGCGAGCGTATCGATTTGTACAAGGCAAGGACTGGGGATTCAAGAAATTTATTAGAAGAGACTTTCTGCTAGATGAAGCCAATGGACTTCTTCCTGATGACAAACTCACTCTATTCTGTGAG GTGAGCGTGGTACAGGACTCTGTAAATATCTCTGGCCAGAACACTATGAACATGGTGAAGGTACCGGAGTGTCGCTTGGCAGATGAGCTGGGAGGACTCTGGGAGAACTCTCGCTTCACAGATTGCTGCCTGTGTGTCGCAGGCCAGGAGTTCCAGGCTCACAAAGCCATCCTAGCAG CCCGTTCCCCGGTTTTCAGCGCCATGTTTGAGCATGAGATGGAAGAGAGTAAAAAG AATCGGGTTGAAATCAACGATGTGGAACCTGAAGTTTTTAAGGAAATGATGTGCTTTATTTACACGGGGAAGGCACCAAATCTTGACAAAATGGCTGATGacttgctggcagcagctgacaAG TATGCTCTGGAACGTCTGAAGGTGATGTGTGAGGATGCACTGTGCAGTAACCTGTCTGTGGAAAATGCAGCTGAGATCCTCATTCTGGCTGACTTACATAGTGCTGATCAACTGAAAACTCAAGCAGTGGATTTCATTAATTA tCATGCTTCTGATGTCATGGAGACGTCAGGCTGGAAGTCGATGGTAGTATCACATCCTCACTTGGTGGCTGAGGCGTATCGCTCTCTGGCCTCTGCACAGTGTCCCTTTCTGGGACCTCCACGTAAGCGACTGAAGCAATCCTAA